CCTTGCTCGAACCGGGAATCGAGTTTGAGGGGGAGATGAAGGTTGCCTCTGGAATGGTCCGCCTGAACTGCCAGTTCAAAGGGGCAATTTGGTCGGCAGGAACGGTCATCGTAGCCAGCGAGGCAGATGTCGAGGCTGATATCCAGGCAGCGCACATCAGCATCGCCGGCAAAGTGAAAGGGAATGTCCAAGCCTCGAAACAACTCGAAATCAAGGAACAGGGGATCCTCCTGGGCAATGTTGAAACCCCCTCGTTGAAACTTGACCCCGGAGCGTACTTCACTGGCCACTGCCATATGCCCACTCAGGGGATAGAGAAATCAGCCATAAACGAAGTCGTTCCCGGCCAGAAGCAAACATAAGTCACGCTGTCCCAGACCCTGGGAAGCACTTGCTGGCGCCTTGCTGGGTGTTGAATTACCGGCTCCCGGCAAGATGATGCCTTGACATCTGTGCGGCGCGAGGCCAGGAATGTGCCCATTGAAGAGAGTGGGGCAGGCTCATGGCAGCGTGCCGACTTGGAATTCAAAGGGCACCACAACCGTGTGGATACCCCACGGCAGTAGCTGCCGCCCGCCGTGCGTACCATTGCCTTACATCGTGACGCTGGATCTCTGAACGGTCGCAACTGACGCTGCGGGTTCGAGTCCCTGCGTACCACCAGCATTTTGGACTGCGTCGTTTTTTCAAACTCTCTCTCAAATACTTATAAAACCTGAACCCGAAGGCGCTATGGTCTCATCTAACCAGTAGTCACGGGTGAACAACCATGAATGACGCACACCTGCGCCTGGCTTGCTTTGAGCTGTGGGGCGGCAATGGAAACGCCGACCATGCTGTGGAATTGCCGGGCCTCAAGGGATGGGTCTATTCCACGCCGATTGAGGCCGGCGCCGGCGGAGGTGACGTCCACTACCTATCGGTGTGCAGGCAGGGACTGATTTCGCGCATCGTCGTAGCAGACGTGGCGGGGCACGGCAGCCATGCTAGTTCTATGGCAGAGAATCTTCGAAGGGTTTTTCAGCACCACACTGACAATTGGGATCAGTCCGCCTTGATGCGCGAATTGAATGAAGCGTTCCATCGCGAATCAACCGCAAGCCAGTTCGCCACGGCCACTGTCCTGGGCTTCTACCGCGAGACAGGCGAACTGTTGTTCAGCAGCGCCGGCCACCCTCCGGCCTTGTGGTATCGGGCGCAAGAGAAATCGTGGGAGCTGTTGCAGGATTGCACTCCCTACGCGGTGGAAATCGGAGGGCTGCCGCTTGGCTTGATTCCAGGCACTGCATACTCACAGACAGGCGTACGTCTTGCCGCGGGCGACACTCTGGTGCTTTACACCGACGGCATCACAGAAGCCCGAGATCCTTCGGGAAGCGCACTTGGGCAGCGCGGGCTGCTGGACCTGGCAAGTAGCTTCACACCGGAATCACCTGCCAAAACCTGCCAGAACTTGCTGTCGGCGCTCCAAATCTTCCGCAGTGGCCAGCCCCAGCATGACGATGAAACCATGCTGGTTCTTCAGTACATAATCTCAGGTGAAGCCTGAGGGATGGACTCAGAAAGGCGCTGCAAGCAAATTGCAAGCTATTCGACATTCACTTCTGCCTAACGGCCCATTTACTGATTCGCCGGGCGTGAGCCAGCCCGCCGGGGTATGGCTCCCCATTACTTTTCTTGGGCCGGTTCTTTTGGCTGGTCAATGGGTAGATAGACCTGGAACCGAGTATCGCCTGGCTGCGAAGAAACACGGATTTCACCGTGGTGGTTTCGTATAATTCTGCAAGCTGTATCGAGCCCAAGACCTGTTCCCTCTCCAACGCCTTTAGTAGTAAAGAAAGGGTCAAAGATGTGCGGTAGAACGTCCGCCGGAATTCCCGGGCCGCTGTCGCAAATC
The nucleotide sequence above comes from Acidobacteriota bacterium. Encoded proteins:
- a CDS encoding serine/threonine-protein phosphatase; translated protein: MNDAHLRLACFELWGGNGNADHAVELPGLKGWVYSTPIEAGAGGGDVHYLSVCRQGLISRIVVADVAGHGSHASSMAENLRRVFQHHTDNWDQSALMRELNEAFHRESTASQFATATVLGFYRETGELLFSSAGHPPALWYRAQEKSWELLQDCTPYAVEIGGLPLGLIPGTAYSQTGVRLAAGDTLVLYTDGITEARDPSGSALGQRGLLDLASSFTPESPAKTCQNLLSALQIFRSGQPQHDDETMLVLQYIISGEA
- a CDS encoding polymer-forming cytoskeletal protein, which codes for MSLEFIRRQLEQGLRDMPKEEIVALLEPGIEFEGEMKVASGMVRLNCQFKGAIWSAGTVIVASEADVEADIQAAHISIAGKVKGNVQASKQLEIKEQGILLGNVETPSLKLDPGAYFTGHCHMPTQGIEKSAINEVVPGQKQT